A segment of the Leclercia adecarboxylata genome:
TTTGGGATGGAGCGTGTACATGCCGCCATTAAACGGATCTACCCCTAGCCAGCCAATTAAGCCACCAAAGACGATGTTCCCCCCCATATACCAGCCATTTGCGCTTGAGTTGACTGAAAGCGTTTCTGGCTTATAGCCCTCTTTGCAAAGGGTGATGTTATATTCTCTTTTTCCAAAATAACTTCCATCAGACTTCTGCAGCAGAACGGATTGCGGCGTCGTTCCTCTGGACACCACCACCCCGGCATTATCCTTAACAATGAACTTGGCCCCTGGCGGCACGCTGTTGACTTGAACGGACTGAGCACTATCCCCAACAATAGTGGCGCATCCCGACAGCAAGCACGCTCCCACAAACAGTACAGTCACAGTCATTGTTTTTTGAAACTTCATTTTAATTTCCTTAGCCAATAAAAAACCCGCACATATTGCGCGGGTTAATTGATTTAGCTTTAGTCCTGAGTGCTGTTTCGATCTCTTTGGTGGCAATCGCTTTATTCAACGTGAAAAAAGAGGATCGAATAACAATATATGACTGTTTAATCGCCTGGTGCCAATTCTGAATTCAGAGGATCACGCCGCCTTTGGTCAGGCTCTCTTCGCGGGCTTCCTGCTCCTCTTTATAATGTTTGCCGTGATGGGCAATGGTCGTGCGCAGACGCTGCTGCTGGGTATAGCGATCTTCCCGGCTTAATTCGCTGTCTTCGCTTAATTCAATCAGCAGTTCATTCATATGAACGATCACGCTTTCCGCCACCGCGGCATCAACGCGGGCGATAACTTCCTCTAAATGTGACATTGTCACTCCTTATTAGTCTGCCCGGCGGCGCTGCGCTTGCCGGGCCTACGGGTGCATGGGTAGGCCGGGTAAGGCAAAGCCGCCACCCGGCAATCCGTCAGTTAAGCTTCGCCTTCGAGAAATCGCTTCCCATCAGGCTCACGCTGTACCCGCTTAGGTTGCTGCGGGTGGCATAGAAGGTTTTGCCGTTCGCCAGCGCAATCCACGGGGCCTGCTGGTAGAAGATCTCCTGCGCCTGGCTGTAAAGCTTCGCGCGGGCAGCCGGATCGCTGGTCAGCTTCGCCTTCTGGACCAGGTCATCATAGCCCTTGTCGCACCAGCGTGCAGCATTGGAGCCGGTTTTAATGCTGTTACAGCCCAGCAGCACGTCAGCAAAGTTATCGGGGTCGCCGTTATCCGACATCCAGCCAAACAGCGCGCTGTCGTGTTCGCCTTTACGCATCCCGGAGAGATATTCGCCCCACTCGTAAGAGACGATTTTCGCCTTGATCCCCACCTTCGCCCAGTCGCTCTGGATCATCTCGGCAATGCGGCGTGAGTTCGGGTTATACGGACGCTGCACCGGCATCGACCACAGCGTCACTTCCGCCCCTTGCTCCAGCCCGGCCTGTTTCAGCAGCGCTTTCGCTTTTTCCGGATCGTAACCGTAGTCCTGCAGATCTTTGTTAAAGCCCATCATGTTCGGCGGGATCGGCGATTTTGCAACCGTACCGGAGCCCATAAATACGGCGTTGATAATGGCGTTCTTATCGGTGGCATAGTTCAGCGCCTGGCGCACCAGCACGTTATCAAACGGCTTTTTCTCGGTATTAAACGCCAGATAGCCGACGTTCAGCGCATCCACCGAGTGGAGGGTCAGATCTTTGTTTTTCTTGATCACGTCAAACTGCACCGGAGATGGTGCAGGAATGATCTGGCACTCGTTGGTCTGCAACTTCGCCAGGCGGGTTTCGACGTTCGGCGTAATGGAGAAGATCAGGTGTTTGGTCGGCACCGCGCCATCCCAGTAGTCAGGGTTAGCCAGATAGCGGATCTGCGAGTCGGTTTTATACTGCTGAAGCACGTACGGCCCGGTGCCAATCGGCCAGGTATCGACGTTTTCCGGGGTGCCTTTTTTCAGCATCGCGTCGGCATATTCCGCGGAGAGGATCGAGGCGAAGTCCATTCCCCAGTCGGCGAGGAACGCGGCATTCGGTTCGCTCAGCACAAACTGGACGTGGGTATCATCCACCTTCTTCACCTCCTGGATCAGTTTATCCAGGCCGACGTCATTGAAGTATTCATAGTTGCCCTGCGACACCTTGTGATACGGATGATTAGGGTCTTTCTGACGTAGCACCGAGAAAATAACGTCGTCGGCATTAAAGTCGCGGGTCGGTTTAAAGAATTTATTACTGTTGAACTTCACTCCTTTGCGCAGGGTAAAGGTATAGGTTTTACCGTCCGGGGAGATGGTCCAGGATTCAGCCAGCGACGGAACCGGGGTGTTTTTCACCGGATCGAAGTTAATCAGGCGGTTGTACAGCACCTGCGAACTGGCGACAAAGGTCGGGCCGGAGCTGGCGATTTGCGGGTTAAACGACTCAGGCGAGGCCTCTGAGCAGTAGATAATGGTGTCGTTATTCGCCGCCGAGGCGGCACCTGCCGGTAACAGCGCGCTTAATGCCAGCGCGAGGAGAGTTTTCCCTGTAGACATGTTTATTACCTGTTTGGTTTTATTATATAGAATGGTAATAACAGCACAGCCCCTCTCCCCTGGCAAATAACGAAACACTATCAGGTTATTCTAAAGCAGTTATTTCCGCTGATTTTCCCACCACCTGCGGGAGAGTGATTTGTCTTAAGGTACATTCAACGTCAAGCACTTTCCGCTGCCTCAATGCTGTAAGAAATCACCCCTTTTGCCGTCTCTTCTGCCGTTTGCTTGCCCGCAGATTTCGTAAAGTAGACGCGTGAAAAAGTCTATGGGACCAAATCGTGGCAAAAACCCTTTTACGCAGCGGCAATCTGGATGATTTTCAGGCCGTTGGCGGCGGCGGACAGGCCGTTTTTGAATCAGCATTGCAAATCCGTGAGGCCCTGCGCCTGCGCAAACAGCAGTCGATCGTTGATTGCCTTGCGATCCCCCAGGTCAACGACGAAGGCGACCGGGTAGACTGGTACTCGCCTACGGAAGGCGCCGTGACCAGCTGGAAAGCCGCCGACGAAGATGCACGTTTCCGGGCGTTGCGCCTGCTGGAAAGCACCCTGTCCAGCGTGGAATCCCTGAGCAAGAAATCGCTCCAGTCGCCAAAAACCGCCCAGCAGCTGTTTGGTTCCCTGCTGTCTAAAGCGTTTCAGTTCCCGGGGGAAAACTTCCTGTTCCTGGTGGACGGCAAGCCGGTGATCACCTTCTGGGGCTTTGTGAATCTTAATGAAAACGCGCGTGAGGATATTCTCGACTGCCTGCGCGCCTCTCTGCTGCCGGTCCCAATGCCTGCCCCGGTTATTGAGCCGGAACCCGAGCCCGAGCCGGCCCCGGCCATCGTCTTTGAGAAAGCCGATGAACCGCTGGTTGCCGCCCCGGCGACGGTGCATATCACCGCCGACGATCTCTACGAGGCGCATCCTGCCCCGGTCATGACCGCCAGCGAGCCTGAGCCAGAACCCGCCCCGGCGATCGTCGCGGCGAAAAAACGCCGCGTTGCGCTTTGGGCGCTGCCTGTCGCCGCGGTGGTTGTTGCCGCCGTGGCCGCCCCATTGCTGTGGCCGAAGCAGGCCCCCACCGCTGAGCCGGTGAAAGCCGTAGCCGTCGCCCCGGTGGCGATCGCGCCAAAACCCGTTGCCGCCGTTGAGCCTCTGCCGCTGAATTTACCGCTGCACCAGGCCGAAGTGGCCGCCGTGAAAGCTGCTGAGCCGGTCGAGGCTGAACCTGTGGTGATTACCGCGATCCCGAAAGATGCGATGGTGATGGAAGCCGGTCAGGTGAAATCCGGCTCGACCCGTTTTCTTAACGGCAGCTGGCGGGCGATGCTGGAGGTGACCGATCCCATCACCGGTAAGCCGCCGTACGTGCGCTATCAGATCCAGAACAATAAAGGTACGGCCCGCGTCGTTCACGGTAAGAACGTGGTCTGCCGCGCAACGGTCTTCTCCGGGCTGCACAGCAACGGTGAGCTGATGATTAAAACCCGCGGCAACGCCCGCTGCGCCGACGGCTCGCGCTACCCGATGCCGGAAATTACCTGTAAAGCCGGTACCAACGACGTGGCAGAATGCAGCGCGCGCTACGACGCGAAAACCGTGGTTCCATTGACATTCAGGAAGGCAGGTGCGTGATCCTATGCTGGTAAACCTTTGCGACTACAAACAGAGCGTCACGCTGATTGCGAACAGCGGCGTTCAGTTTCTTGATTTTGGCCTGACGCCGCAGGACTCCGCCCAGAGCGGACGTTTCGTGCGTAAAACCGCGAATGGCCCCCTGCTGCGCCTGGATTTCGATCTGGTTAATGGCCGCTATACCCTGCCTGCCACGGGCGGTGGACAGCCGGAAGTGGTCAAACCCGAAAGCACCATTCTGCTCCAGCAGTCGCTGGCGGTGCTGGACGGCGTCTGGCTGCCGGTGCCGTTTTTACGCTTTAACCCGCCGCGTACCTTTGTTGAAGGCCCGGATAACTGGGCGCGGGTGCAGGTGCGCAAGCTGGAGACGCCCGATAATGCCGGGAACAGCCATCGCGTAACCCTGGCGCTGGACAGCCAGATTGCCGCCCACGCCACCAGCCCCCTGTCGCCGGTGGAGAACGATATTCTTAACGGCACCCGCTTCGCGCTGGCCTGGCGCGATGACGAAGTGGCGAACTTCCTCGACCAGACCTGGATTGACGGCTGGCTGCGCGAGGCCTTCACCCAGTACGCCACGGGCGTGGAGAATCGCGCCGAACGCGATCTCCAGCTGGCGATGCGTAACTTTGAGTACCAGGCGCACTGGCTGAACATTATGGCGATGCTGGGCGAGCAGCTGACGGTGCCGGAGGTAAAATTCGTCACTCATACTCTCAGCACCCCGGCGATCCCGGTGGACCTGATCCTGGATGTGGGCAATACCCACACCTGCGGCGTGATCATTGAAGACCACGGCGACGCCAACGACGGTCTGCGTCAGACCGCCGAGTTGCAGGTGCGATCCCTGAGCGAACCGCAGTACCTCAACGAGCCGCTGTTTACCAGCCGTCTGGAGTTTTCCGAAGCCCGCTTCGGCAAGCAGCACTTCTCGGTGGAGAGCGGCCGCGAAGATGCTTTCGTCTGGCCATCCATCGTGCGCGTCGGCGACGAAGCGCGGAAGCTGGCAACCCAGCGACTGGGCACCGAAGGCAACAGCGGTATCTCCAGCCCGCGCCGCTACCTGTGGGATGAAACCCCGGTGGTGCAGGACTGGCGTTTCAGCCAGATGAACAGCAAAACCCAGCGCGAGCCGCTGGCGACCGCCTTCCCGCTGATGAACCTGATGAACGATGACGGTCAGCCGCTCTTCACCCTGCCGCAGGACGAGCGTCTGCCGGTCTTCTCGCCGCAGTACAGCCGCAGCACCCTGATGACCCATATGCTGTGCGAGCTGCTGGCGCAGGCGCTGGGGCAGATTAACAGCGTTGCCACCCGTCTGCGTCTGGGCTTCCCGGCCTCGCCGCGTCAGCTGCGCACCCTGATCCTGACCCTGCCCTCGGCGATGCCGAAGCAGGAGCGCGAGATCTTCCGCCGCCGCATGTTCGAAGCTATCGCCATCGTCTGGAAAGCGATGGGCTGGCACCCGCAGGATGACGACTTCTCCAGCCGCAAACAGCAGGAGAAAAGCGTGGTGCCGGTGCCGGAGATCCAGATGGAGTGGGACGAAGCCAGCTGCGGCCAGCTGGTGTGGCTCTATAACGAAGCCATCTCCCATTATAACGGCCAGACCGAAGCCTTCTTTGCGGCCGTGGCACGTCCGGATCGCGAGCCGGAGCCGGGCTGTCAGCCGGGTCGCGCCCTGCGTGTGGCCTCGATTGATATCGGCGGCGGCACCACCGATATGGCGATCACCCATTACCAGCTCGACGATGGCTCCGGCAGCAACGTCAAAATCACGCCGCAGCTGCTGTTCCGCGAAGGCTTTAAGGTGGCGGGCGATGACACCCTGCTGGATGTGATTCAGCGTTACGTCCTGCCTGCCCTGCAGACGCAATTGCAGAAGTCCGGCATTGCCGATGCCTCGCTGCTGATGGCCTCTCTGTTTGGCGACTCCGGGCGCATCGACACCCAGGCGGTGCTGCGCCAGCAGACGGCGTTACAGCTGTTTATGCCGATTGGTCATGCGATCCTCGCCGCCTGGGAAGCCAGCGATATCGACGATCCGCTCGACGGGCTGCACGCCACCTTTGGCGATCTGCTGACCCGCAAACCAACGCGCAACGTAATGAACTATCTGCAGCAGGCCATCGAACACGCCCTGCCAGCGGGATCGGAACCGTTCGACCTGTTTGCCGTGCCGCTGCACGTCAACTTCCGCGAAATGCAGGATGCGATGCTGGCCGGGCACTTTACCCTGGCCGCGCCGCTGCACGCCGTGGCGGAGGCGATCTCCCACTACGCCTGCGATATTCTGCTGATCACCGGACGTCCAGGCTGCCTGCCGGGCGTCCAGGCGCTGATCCGCCATCTGCAACCGGTCCCGGTCAGCCGGATGGTGTGGCTGGATAAGTACCGGGTGCATGAGTGGTATCCGTTCAGCCAGCAGGGACGCATCGGCAACCCGAAATCCACCGCGGCGGTCGGGGCGATGCTCTGTAGCCTAGCGCTGGATCTGCGCCTTCCGCGCTTCAACTTTAAGGCGGCGGATATCGGGGCGTACTCCACCGTGCGCTACCTGGGCGTGCTGGATAACACCGTCAACACCCTGCGTGAAGAGAACGTCTGGTATCAGGATATCGACCTCGACAAGCCGGGGGCGAAGCTGGATACCCGTCTGCACTTCCCGCTGCGCGGCAACGTGACTCTCGGCTTCCGTCAGCTGGCGAACGCCCGCTGGCCTGCCACCCCGCTCTACACGCTGAGCATTAACTCGGCGGAACTGGCGAAATCTATCGCCGGGGACGGGGTGCTGAACGTGCGCCTGAAGCTTTGCGGCGGCAATAAGCATGATGGCCCGGAAGCCTTTGAACTGAGCGATGCCTGGCTGCAGGACGGTACGCCGGTGCCGCCCGATGCCCTGACCTTTAAACTGAATACCCTGGCGGATCGCAGACACAGCGGCAGCCACTACTGGATCGACAGCGGGAGCGTATACCTGAAATGACAGCCACGACGACCACAACTCAGGCGTTAATCGGGTGGATCAACACAACGCGCCAGCACGCCCCGATCCTCGATAACGACGCCGACGCCCTGCTGGCAAGACTGGCGGTGGCCGACGCGCGGGAACACGCCATTGCGCGGGCGCTGACCTCGGGGAGCACCATTGGTTTATATGGTCACTCACAGGCGGCGAAAGCCCACCTGCTCGCTACCCTGTGCGGCAGTGACAATCAGCGAATGAACGTGATTGTCGGCCAGCGGACCTTTGACTACTTTTCGCATATCAACCCCGGGCATGCCCTGACCAACATGGCGCTGCGCTTCAGTCCGAACGCGGCAGAGGTCGCTGACGACGCCTTTCCACTGCGCCTGAGCCTGCTCACCGAGGCGGAGCTGGTGCAGGTGTTCCTTGCCCGCGCCACGCTGCCTGCGGTGGACAAAACCGTGATTGAAGCGCGACTGGAGAAGTGGCGCGCCCTGCGTCAGCCCCAGAGCGTACCGGGGATCACCCCCGCCGACGTGGGTACCATCGCCCACTACTGGCGCGATACGGTGCCCGCCGCAGCCCAGCAGATGGACGATGCCCTGTGGCACCAGTTTGCCCTGCTGCTGCCGTCGCTGGATCTGAGCACCCGCGCCAGCGTCTGGTCGCTGCTGTGGGGCGAGCAGCAGGAACTGACGCAGCAGTGGCTGAAGCTGGCGCATATCCTGCACCAGACCAGCCATGCCCGGGAGCTGGCCGCACCGCTGAGCCTGCTGGTTGATAATTTTGGCCTGCCGACGGAAGGTTTTCTCACCCGGGGCGATATTGCCCTGCCGGACGTGCAGCAGGCGGTGCTGCATCCGCTGCATAACGGCGAGCTGCTCAATGCCATCAGCATTCCGCTGGACGTGCTGGCCCTGCTTACCCGCGAGCTGATCCTGCCGGTCGAAAACAGCGCCCTGGCCGGGGTGGATGTCATTGATATTCCGGCCCCGTCGGCCCAGCCCGATCTCCCGCTGGCCCAGGCCAAACAGCAGTGGCTGCTGGAGCATTATCGCCAGCATTTGCAGCCGGACGTGCTGGTGATCTGCAACGCCACCGCCCATCACGGCCAGACGGCGAAGACCGCTAAAACGCTGCTCAACTGGGTAAAAGAGACCCAGCCGGGCGACGACGCCGCCCTGCCGGGGCTGGTGTGGGCGATCACCCCGCAGGATGCACGCTTTACCCGCCGCACAAATCTCGACGAAGCGGTGCAACAGCTGCTTGGCAAACCCGGCCAGTACTGGGGCACCCTGCAGGCGCTCGACAGCAGCAGCATGCAGCGGGTGCTCGAGTGGCTGTCGCAGGCAACCCTGCCATCCCAGCGCCAGACGCGTCTGCTGGCCTTACGCCAGCGGCATCAGCGTGACCTGCACCAGCTGATGCAGGGGTATCTGGCGCCATTAACTCAGGATCCGACTGCCCAGCGCCGCGCCGCGGAAGCGGTGGTGCGCGCCCTGCAGGGAAGCGCCGCCCGTCACGGAGAGCTGCTGGAAGGGTTACTCCCGCCGCTGCGCGCGTTCGAAACGCTGCTCGCGGTGCAGCAGCCGCGCGAGGAGCAGGTTAACGGTCTCTTTACCGACGCCATCGACCTGTTTGCCGACAGCGCCCAGGATACCGATGAGATATGGCAGCCGACGGACAGAGCCCGCCTCGCCCATCAGGTCTGGGTGAATCACCTGCGCCAGTGGAGCCGCGACGACGCCGTCGCCACCCGCCTGGGTCTCGACACCGCGGTGCTGCAACAGATTAGCGATGTGCTGGTGATCGCCAGCTACCGCCTGAATCTGCTCGCCCAGCTGAAAAAGATTGTCGATACCGATAAAAGCAGCGCCGCGCAGCTGCACGCCGCGCTGGGGAACTTTGTGGGCTGGGTCGGCTATGCGCAGACGCCAGCTTCTGAGCGCCCTGCCAGCCGTGTCCGCAAGGGCCAGCCGGTATTTGTCACGCCAACGGTCAACAGCAGCGCCCCCCGCTTAACCCGCCTCGGCGAGCAGCCAGTGCATGCCGCTACGGCCTATGTCTATGACTGGCTGGTGGCCTTGTATACCCAGGCGATTGATAATATCGGGTATCAGCATCCACACGATATGACGATGGAGGATCGGAAGGCGTTGCAGGGCTTGCTGGCCTGAGACTGATGCCTGATGGCGCTACGCTTATCAGGCCTACGGTCAGTGCAGCAGGTGAAATGGGTTTTGTAGGCCGGATAAGGTGCTTGCACCGCATCCGGCAACCTCACCGGCCC
Coding sequences within it:
- a CDS encoding ABC transporter substrate-binding protein translates to MSTGKTLLALALSALLPAGAASAANNDTIIYCSEASPESFNPQIASSGPTFVASSQVLYNRLINFDPVKNTPVPSLAESWTISPDGKTYTFTLRKGVKFNSNKFFKPTRDFNADDVIFSVLRQKDPNHPYHKVSQGNYEYFNDVGLDKLIQEVKKVDDTHVQFVLSEPNAAFLADWGMDFASILSAEYADAMLKKGTPENVDTWPIGTGPYVLQQYKTDSQIRYLANPDYWDGAVPTKHLIFSITPNVETRLAKLQTNECQIIPAPSPVQFDVIKKNKDLTLHSVDALNVGYLAFNTEKKPFDNVLVRQALNYATDKNAIINAVFMGSGTVAKSPIPPNMMGFNKDLQDYGYDPEKAKALLKQAGLEQGAEVTLWSMPVQRPYNPNSRRIAEMIQSDWAKVGIKAKIVSYEWGEYLSGMRKGEHDSALFGWMSDNGDPDNFADVLLGCNSIKTGSNAARWCDKGYDDLVQKAKLTSDPAARAKLYSQAQEIFYQQAPWIALANGKTFYATRSNLSGYSVSLMGSDFSKAKLN
- a CDS encoding SrfA family protein — protein: MAKTLLRSGNLDDFQAVGGGGQAVFESALQIREALRLRKQQSIVDCLAIPQVNDEGDRVDWYSPTEGAVTSWKAADEDARFRALRLLESTLSSVESLSKKSLQSPKTAQQLFGSLLSKAFQFPGENFLFLVDGKPVITFWGFVNLNENAREDILDCLRASLLPVPMPAPVIEPEPEPEPAPAIVFEKADEPLVAAPATVHITADDLYEAHPAPVMTASEPEPEPAPAIVAAKKRRVALWALPVAAVVVAAVAAPLLWPKQAPTAEPVKAVAVAPVAIAPKPVAAVEPLPLNLPLHQAEVAAVKAAEPVEAEPVVITAIPKDAMVMEAGQVKSGSTRFLNGSWRAMLEVTDPITGKPPYVRYQIQNNKGTARVVHGKNVVCRATVFSGLHSNGELMIKTRGNARCADGSRYPMPEITCKAGTNDVAECSARYDAKTVVPLTFRKAGA
- a CDS encoding virulence factor SrfB; translation: MLVNLCDYKQSVTLIANSGVQFLDFGLTPQDSAQSGRFVRKTANGPLLRLDFDLVNGRYTLPATGGGQPEVVKPESTILLQQSLAVLDGVWLPVPFLRFNPPRTFVEGPDNWARVQVRKLETPDNAGNSHRVTLALDSQIAAHATSPLSPVENDILNGTRFALAWRDDEVANFLDQTWIDGWLREAFTQYATGVENRAERDLQLAMRNFEYQAHWLNIMAMLGEQLTVPEVKFVTHTLSTPAIPVDLILDVGNTHTCGVIIEDHGDANDGLRQTAELQVRSLSEPQYLNEPLFTSRLEFSEARFGKQHFSVESGREDAFVWPSIVRVGDEARKLATQRLGTEGNSGISSPRRYLWDETPVVQDWRFSQMNSKTQREPLATAFPLMNLMNDDGQPLFTLPQDERLPVFSPQYSRSTLMTHMLCELLAQALGQINSVATRLRLGFPASPRQLRTLILTLPSAMPKQEREIFRRRMFEAIAIVWKAMGWHPQDDDFSSRKQQEKSVVPVPEIQMEWDEASCGQLVWLYNEAISHYNGQTEAFFAAVARPDREPEPGCQPGRALRVASIDIGGGTTDMAITHYQLDDGSGSNVKITPQLLFREGFKVAGDDTLLDVIQRYVLPALQTQLQKSGIADASLLMASLFGDSGRIDTQAVLRQQTALQLFMPIGHAILAAWEASDIDDPLDGLHATFGDLLTRKPTRNVMNYLQQAIEHALPAGSEPFDLFAVPLHVNFREMQDAMLAGHFTLAAPLHAVAEAISHYACDILLITGRPGCLPGVQALIRHLQPVPVSRMVWLDKYRVHEWYPFSQQGRIGNPKSTAAVGAMLCSLALDLRLPRFNFKAADIGAYSTVRYLGVLDNTVNTLREENVWYQDIDLDKPGAKLDTRLHFPLRGNVTLGFRQLANARWPATPLYTLSINSAELAKSIAGDGVLNVRLKLCGGNKHDGPEAFELSDAWLQDGTPVPPDALTFKLNTLADRRHSGSHYWIDSGSVYLK
- a CDS encoding virulence factor SrfC family protein, with protein sequence MTATTTTTQALIGWINTTRQHAPILDNDADALLARLAVADAREHAIARALTSGSTIGLYGHSQAAKAHLLATLCGSDNQRMNVIVGQRTFDYFSHINPGHALTNMALRFSPNAAEVADDAFPLRLSLLTEAELVQVFLARATLPAVDKTVIEARLEKWRALRQPQSVPGITPADVGTIAHYWRDTVPAAAQQMDDALWHQFALLLPSLDLSTRASVWSLLWGEQQELTQQWLKLAHILHQTSHARELAAPLSLLVDNFGLPTEGFLTRGDIALPDVQQAVLHPLHNGELLNAISIPLDVLALLTRELILPVENSALAGVDVIDIPAPSAQPDLPLAQAKQQWLLEHYRQHLQPDVLVICNATAHHGQTAKTAKTLLNWVKETQPGDDAALPGLVWAITPQDARFTRRTNLDEAVQQLLGKPGQYWGTLQALDSSSMQRVLEWLSQATLPSQRQTRLLALRQRHQRDLHQLMQGYLAPLTQDPTAQRRAAEAVVRALQGSAARHGELLEGLLPPLRAFETLLAVQQPREEQVNGLFTDAIDLFADSAQDTDEIWQPTDRARLAHQVWVNHLRQWSRDDAVATRLGLDTAVLQQISDVLVIASYRLNLLAQLKKIVDTDKSSAAQLHAALGNFVGWVGYAQTPASERPASRVRKGQPVFVTPTVNSSAPRLTRLGEQPVHAATAYVYDWLVALYTQAIDNIGYQHPHDMTMEDRKALQGLLA
- a CDS encoding YdcY family protein; protein product: MSHLEEVIARVDAAVAESVIVHMNELLIELSEDSELSREDRYTQQQRLRTTIAHHGKHYKEEQEAREESLTKGGVIL